The following are from one region of the Nocardia terpenica genome:
- the mtrB gene encoding MtrAB system histidine kinase MtrB, with product MVAWFKSVGESLGHVWRRSLQLRVVVSTLTLSLIVITILGLVLTGQITDRLLEAKTAAALEEMNRARSTFENQLSGVHDASTQALRLQDALRTLPSGGSSQSGGAAGSYEAAVAMVGDNQQELSAGPIQEVPAELRRFVQQNQISQQFATVSDSEGYRGRVLIVGSPSAEVPTLEIYLIFPLTNEQRSLGLMRGTMMIGGIVLLVLLAAIAALVTRQVVLPIRSAARIASRFADGRLKERMLVRGEDDMARLAMSFNEMAESLSTQITQLEEFGNLQRRFTSDVSHELRTPLTTVRMAADLIHGSSDELDPALARSAELLVTELDRFEGLLNDLLEISRHDAGVAELQVESLDVRMCARAAISTVRHLAKESGVELVVDLPEEPLVAEVDPRRVERVLRNLLANAIDHSEGKPVLIRMRGDADANAVAIVVRDQGVGLRPGEEKLVFNRFWRSDPSRMRRSGGTGLGLSISVEDANLHEGKLEAWGELGVGASFRLTLPLSRARKMGQSPLSLEPPKRRVVQSVESAAPQSDSADTADGDTESPESADPDGAADAPKPPATGENSPSSSRPPSDAGNGAGPADDSVLSDSGDAKP from the coding sequence ATGGTGGCCTGGTTCAAGTCCGTCGGGGAATCGCTGGGCCACGTGTGGCGGCGTTCGCTCCAACTGCGCGTCGTCGTGTCCACGCTCACCCTGTCGCTGATCGTGATCACGATCCTCGGATTGGTGCTCACCGGTCAGATCACCGACCGTCTTCTGGAGGCCAAGACCGCTGCGGCGCTGGAGGAGATGAACCGCGCCCGCAGCACCTTCGAGAATCAGCTCAGCGGAGTACACGACGCCAGTACCCAGGCGCTCCGCCTGCAGGACGCGCTGCGGACGCTGCCGTCGGGCGGCAGTTCGCAATCCGGCGGCGCCGCCGGCAGTTACGAGGCCGCGGTGGCCATGGTCGGCGACAACCAGCAGGAACTCTCGGCGGGCCCGATTCAGGAGGTGCCCGCCGAACTGCGCCGGTTCGTGCAGCAGAACCAGATCAGCCAGCAGTTCGCCACGGTGTCGGACTCCGAGGGCTACCGCGGCCGGGTGTTGATCGTGGGCAGTCCCAGCGCCGAGGTGCCCACCCTGGAGATCTACCTGATCTTCCCGCTCACCAACGAGCAGCGCAGCCTGGGCCTGATGCGCGGCACCATGATGATCGGCGGCATCGTGCTGCTGGTCCTGCTCGCCGCGATCGCGGCCCTGGTCACGAGGCAGGTGGTGCTGCCGATCCGCTCGGCCGCCCGCATCGCCAGCCGCTTCGCCGACGGCCGCCTCAAGGAACGCATGCTGGTGCGCGGCGAGGACGACATGGCCAGGCTGGCCATGTCGTTCAATGAGATGGCCGAGAGCCTGTCCACGCAGATCACCCAGCTCGAGGAGTTCGGCAATCTGCAGCGCCGGTTCACCTCCGACGTCAGCCACGAGCTGCGCACCCCGCTGACGACCGTGCGCATGGCCGCCGATCTCATTCACGGCTCCAGCGACGAGCTGGATCCGGCCCTGGCCCGCAGCGCGGAGTTGCTGGTCACCGAGCTGGACCGCTTCGAGGGTCTGCTCAACGACCTGCTCGAGATCAGCCGCCACGACGCGGGCGTGGCCGAGCTGCAGGTGGAGTCGCTGGACGTGCGCATGTGCGCCCGGGCGGCCATCTCCACGGTCCGCCACCTGGCCAAGGAGTCCGGCGTCGAACTCGTCGTCGACCTGCCCGAGGAACCGCTGGTGGCCGAGGTGGACCCGCGCCGGGTGGAACGCGTGCTGCGCAACCTGCTCGCCAACGCCATCGACCACAGCGAGGGCAAGCCGGTCCTGATCCGGATGCGCGGCGACGCGGACGCCAACGCGGTCGCGATCGTGGTGCGCGATCAGGGCGTGGGCCTGCGGCCGGGCGAGGAGAAGCTGGTGTTCAACCGCTTCTGGCGCTCGGACCCCTCGCGCATGCGCCGCTCCGGCGGCACCGGCCTGGGCCTGTCGATCAGCGTCGAGGACGCCAACCTGCACGAGGGCAAGCTCGAGGCGTGGGGCGAACTCGGCGTCGGCGCCAGCTTCCGCCTCACCCTGCCGCTGAGCCGCGCCCGCAAGATGGGCCAGAGCCCGCTGTCGCTGGAACCGCCCAAGCGGCGCGTGGTCCAGTCGGTGGAATCGGCCGCGCCGCAGTCCGATTCGGCGGACACCGCGGACGGCGACACGGAATCGCCGGAGTCGGCGGACCCCGACGGGGCCGCGGACGCCCCGAAACCGCCTGCCACAGGCGAGAATTCACCCTCATCCTCGCGACC